The following DNA comes from Capillibacterium thermochitinicola.
CCTTCCAACTTAAAACCATGATTGAAGGAAAATTCGGCTTTGACCAATTTATTATTGATTTAATCGGCGGTGTCCTCGGCGTTCACATTGGCATCGGCGGAGTTGGCGTTTTCTTTGCCAATAAGGTCTTCAGTCCAACCTAGTCGATGGGTTCCTCCTCATCGGGAATATATTTCCGCATGATTTGGATTAACTTCTGGGCGTAACGCGGATCTTCCGCATAGCCGGCCTGTTGGATCCGCCAGGCAAAAGCCTCCGGATCTTCCGCCACGGCCATTGCCTGTTGGTAACGGGGATTCTCCGTTATTAACCGGGCATAATCTTCGAAAGATTCTTCGTAATTGTGGTAAGCCCGGAAATTAAAGACCCTTCTGACCGGTCGTCCGTTGATATACTGTATGTCGTAGGCCTTGACGGTCCCGGCCGGACCTTCTCCTTTAATGTTAAAAAGGTTGAAAGAGTTCCGGCCGGTTTCCAGGTCGGTCACGGGTTTTCTTAGCCACCCGGTCTCCAGGGCCGCCTGGGCAAGGATCACCCGCCAGTGGATGCCGAAAACCGCATGGATCGTTTTCGCGTAAGGTTTTAACGTCGCAACAAATTCTTCCGGAGTCATACCCTTTCCTCCCTTGTGATGCGTTGGCCTAAACCATTTGCTGTATTATATGTCCCCCCGTCTTTATTTTCATAAAGGGTAAAGGCACAAAATGGGCGGCGTGGTATGATCTCCCTTATTCATCCTCAGCGTTAGCCCTTACTTCCCTGATCACCACATTATCCACATAATATTCGACGCCGGACCCGGGCCCTTCCGTGTATAACTCAAGGGTTTTTAAGATCCCGTCAACTTGCAGTTCGTACTGGCCACTAACCAAGGTCCACTCCTCATCATTCACCGTCTCCGAACCGACCCATGTATAGTTATCACCACGGTCATCGGTCCGTTTGATGCTGACCCGTCCCGCGTCGTGCATCTTGTTCTTCAGTTTGATCCAGGCGTTAATCTCATAGGTCCGGCCCGGCTTCATAATGGCGCTTAGGTCTTGGGCGATTCCCTGCCAACTATCCGTCCGGTTGGTAATCAGGGCGCAGTAGGTTCCGGTATGGGCGGTCTCAGCGGTAACGGTTATCTTACTTGGCCCGCCGAAATTAAACCACCCCTCCAGTGTTCCGGTTTCAAATCCCGGGTTAACCAGGAGGGAAGGTTCGCCTCCCCAGCAAAGGCGTTCATTAACGTATCCCGTAACCGCTGGCCAGTCAACCATCCCCTCCGGATTCGGCTGGAACGAATAATCATTTTCTTGCCGGTAGACCCCATCCTGACAGGAGATTACAACCCCGAGTTCGATTTGCGCCTCCGGCTCCAGGCTTCCGGCTTCCTCCGTAAAGCCTATTTCCAAGTAATAATCGGCATCCGGTGTTATCGCCGGCATCGGGACCAAGCGACCCTTCACCACCGCAGCGGGGAGGGAACCGCCGGTGTAGCTGAATTCCTGTGGTCCAGCGGTATCCCGGGTGTAATAATAACGGACCTGAACCGTAGCCAGATTTACAGGGACGCGGCCGTTGTTTACGATTGTGAAACGCGTCTTTATCTGGTTCGTATTCAAATTTTCGAGTTCATTCTCCATTTGTACCTTGATTTGACCAGACGGTAGCTTTGCCGGAGCTTTAAACTCCAACCAGGCCACCCGACAAGCGGCCCCTTCATCCCAGGGGGTAAACACCAAATAAAAATCATTTACCCCGCGCACCTGTTCGGTCGGGAGGGAGATGATTTGCCAAGCACTTTGACTGGCGGTGGCTTCATCCAACACCGAGTACCTGGCCAGCGGCAAGCCCAAATCCGGGCTGTGTAACTTTAACTCCAACTTACCCCGGCCAGTGAACGCCACCTTCAGTTCGCAAGTGGCCGTCCCCAGGCCAAAGTTGAAATTCTGATAAGCCACATAAGCCTTCGGGTCGTTTAGAACAATAATGTTTTCGCCAGCGGGAGTTGTCTCCAGCTTTATTCCGGCCTGGTCGCTAAAGGTTCCCGCCGCAATCGGGGAGAAAATCTCCCGGATGCTTAACACACCCGGCAACTCATGGGTGTCTGGAATAAAAGTGGTGACGCTTTTCGCTTTTAACGCCGCTGTAAAGACGCCATTGGCGACAGGGAGCGGTGTGAGTTTTGTCAGATCTTCCGTCTCCGAAGTCCGGTAGGGGATCACTCCTTTGGTCGCGGGGAAGCCTTTTAAAACAAACTGAACCGTCCGCTCCCGTTCCCCATTGTTGATCGCAACCAGGGCGAACCGGTCGCTTTCTTTATCTTTAAATGCAGTCACAAAGATATTGGGTGCCGGATTACTATCTGTACCGAGCCGTACATCACCGGGCCGGACAAAACGGCTGTAGTTGCCTATGGTATAAAGCCGTTTAAAGGTGGTAAAGGTTTGAAAGGCCGGATCCAGGTGAATTAATGCTTCCCCCGGTTTATACGCCGCCAACCACCAAAACAACCAGGCATTGACTTCCGTTATGGTAAGATGATCGTGGAGCAACTTCGCGTACTTTAGTCCATCATCAATTGAACCATCATTATACCCGATATTCGAGACTTCTGTCTGCCAGATAGCCTTCTGGTGGCTTTTGGCTACCGGAAAAGGAAGGGCCATAAAATCATAGGCGTGGGCGGCAATGATATCCACTCCTTTACAAGCTTCGGGATCGTCCAGCGTGGCCAAGGCGTAGCTTTCCGTAAAATTCATGGTCTCCGGGATCATCACTTTAACATTGATCCCTTCCCGCTTTAAGGTGGGAGTTAGATGATTCTTGATGAAGTCTCTCAGTTGCAGACCAGTCCAGCGGCAAGAAGAGTAGTCCGTGGTTAAATCCGGCTCATTGGCGGGGGAAATGGCATAAATTTCGATCTGATGATGCTCCTGATATCCCCGGACGTAATGGGCTAAGTATTCGGCAAAAGCTTGATATTTATCCGGTCGCAACTCGCCGCCTTGAATAACACTGTTATTCGTTTTCATCCAAGCGGGCGGGCTCCAGGCCGTACTGACAAATCTGGTGCATCCGCGCCGCGCCGCCTCTCTCATCAGCCAGATTTGGTCCTCATCCCCGGACCAGTTCCAGACCCCTTCCACCGGCTGGATACTTGGGGTCGGGCCATCAATCTCCTCACCCCAATCACCCCCGTCACCGATGATGTTCCGCACAATGCTGAGGCCAATCCCTTTCTCCTGCGAAAAAAGCAGATCCAGAATGAGCTCCCGGTCCCTTTCCGGATAGGACCATAAATTGGCGGCTTGATGAAAAGCACCGGATCCCCCAAAACCTTCGATCTCCTGTTTTTCATCCTGCCAATCTACCGTACAGGTGGGGAGCGCTGCCCAACTACTGCCGGCCAAGATCAAGATCATGAAGAGAAAAAACATGAGCACAGGAAAACATGTTTTCTTCATCATTCTTAATTTCATGATCTTCCCTCCCTTACTTGTTTATAGATATTTTATTATTATTATTTGGGAAAAATCACAAACGTTTTCGAAGAATTCTGCCCGCCTAGATTGTAAATTTTTTTTAATTGCGCCAAAAAAAAAAACTACCCTGCAGTTCTAGGGTAGCTTGGCGCATTAATGGTCTTGTCCTGTACCGCGTTAAACCTTGTTCTTTATGTCGTTGTTAGCTCTTCTTTACAAATGATAAGGTTCGCCCCGCAGGATCTTAAATCCGCGGTAGATCTGTTCCAACAAAACCAACCGGAAAAGCTGATGGGGAAAGGTCAGATCGGAGAAGGAAAGGCGGTCATCGGCCAGGGCCGTCACCTCCGGCGCCAGTCCCGAGGCGCCCCCAATCACCAGGTATACTTCCTGGCCGCCGCTTTCCCGGGCCGCCAACCACCGGGCAAACCCTTCGGAAGTTAATTTCCTTCCCCGCGGATCACAAACGGCCACAAAGGAACGGGGTTTCAAGACGGCCTGGATCCTTTTTCCTTCTTCCTTTTGGGCCTCACCCGGGGCGCGGCCCAACGGGGAATCGGGAACCTCGACGATCTTCAGTTTGGTGTAAGCGGTAAGCCTTTTTTGGTATTCGGCAATCCCTTGCCGCAGATAATCTTCTTTGATTTTGCCCACCGCCACAATCGTCAGATGTAACATCTTCTACTCCAACGGTTCCGCCGTAATCTCTACTTTAAACCGGCGGTTGCCCCGGTAAAGCTCCATGGTAACCCGGTCCCCAACTTTCAGATCCAAACCGGCAAAGTTCGCACCTTCCTTAATGGCTTCGCCGTTGATGGCCACGATGACATCGCCGGCTTTCAATCCCGCTTTTGCCGCCGGACCGGGGTAGACCCGCGTAATCAGGAAGCCTTGGTCCACGGGAAGCTTGACCCGCAGGCGCTGTTCAAGAAAGCGCTTGTTGTTCTCATCGAACGGCACATAGCTGATACCAATCGCTCCGGGACGACGCAGTTCGCCCTTGATGATTAGATCAGCAATCTCCCGGGCTTTATCGATGGGAATCGCAAAGCCAATCCCCTGGGCCTCTTCGATAATGGCGGTGTTGATCCCGATGACCTCGCCTTTACTGTTCAGCAACGGGCCGCCCGAGTTCCCAGGGTTAATGGAAGCGTCCGTCTGGATTAAATCACGCAAAGCGGTTTTTTCCCCGGTGGCAATACTCCGGTTCACCGCACTAATCACGCCGACCGTCACTGTATTCTTCAACCCTTCACCGATGGGGTTGCCGATGGCAATCGCCATTTGGCCGACGCGGAGATCGGCCGAGCGGCCAAATTTGGCCACCGGGTAGTTGTCCCCTTCGATCTTGAGCACCGCCAGATCATTATCGGGATCAGCCCCGACGAGTTTGGCCGGAAATTCGCGCCCGTCATTCAAAACAACCAAAATCTCCTCGGCCTTCGCAATAACATGATAATTCGTCAGAATATGCCCATCCTTGCGGAAGATCACCCCGGAACCTAAGCCCTGAACCGGCTGGTAACCGACCAAGCCAAAGAAGAAATCTTTCACCTCCACCAGGCTGGTGGTGGTGATCATCACCACACTGGGGCCGACCTTATCCACCACGTCAATGGTGGCTTTTTCATAGTCGGTGAGCTGGACCGGAGGACTCTCTTTCGCGGGCGTTGCCTCTTGTTGGACCGGCGGTTGGGCAACCAACGCCTGACCCAATCCGGTAAAGCGGACGGCAAGCAGAACCAGGAAACCGCCCATAAAAGAAGCGATCAAAAACAAGGTAAACAGACTGGTGCGGGAGGAAGGACCTCCTCTTCGGTAATGCGTTGACATCTTTTTACCTCCGAAAACTTCTTACCCAGTTTTCCTATTCTTCCCCAGGGAAGAAAAGTTTATCGAACCCGGATAATAATTTGTCCGCCGCGAAACCCCTCGTGCAACAGATCACAAAAGGCTGCCGCGGCCTTTGGTGTTAACCATGGTGCCAACGCGTCAAATAGTAATAAGGGCTGGGTATCCGCCCAGACCGCTTTCGCCAAGGCCAGCCGGAAAGCCAGATCCGGCAGATCGGGCCGACTGAAGGAGACCTCTTCCGCCGGACACCAATCACCATCGGCCGTCCGGACAGAAAACCGTAAAAGGTTCCCTTCCAACCGGGGTTTTAATCCTTGTCCCTTGCCCTCGGTCAAGCCGGAAAGGAACCGTCCGGCATCACGGTATATAGTATATAAAGCCGTCAGTTCGCCCTCGCCAAGGTCGGCATTTTTTTTCATGACCGCCTCGGCCTCCCGTTTCTGTTTCAGCTCTACCAAATAGGCACGTGCCTCCGCCGGCGTAGCCTGATCCAGCTCCGCCAGGAACGCAGCCAATTCTTCTTCAACCTGTTGCCGCTGGTGTTTAATCACACTGAGCTTCTGGACTTTCACCTGGACCGCCGCCAAGTCTTCCCGTCCGGCCAACGCCAGCAGTTGTTCCCTTTTCTGACGGAGTCTTTCCTCCTTTTGCCGCGCCCGCTCCAGCTCTTCCCACCATAAATCCAGATTCTGATCCTCAAGGATGGTCGGCCGTTGCAAACAGGCCAAATCCTTCCGGTATTGTTCTAAGAGGGCCATTTCTCTTAGAAAATCTTCCGGATTCTTGTTCTTCAGGAGGACTTTTAGTTCCTCACGGATCCGCCCCAGCTTTTGCAGGAGTTCACTAATCCGCCGTTTAATCTCCTCTTCCCGTTCTTTTCCGCCGAAACGGGACCACACTCCTTTTCGGCTGTTCTGTTCCAGTAATTCCTCCATGGCTTGCAAAAGTCTATTTAACTCCGCTCTTTGTGCTAAAAGGCGGTTTACTCTTCGTTCCGTCTCCGGTGTATAGATGGTCGGGTCAAAGGCGGCGATTTTCTGCCGGAGGGTTTCCTCTTCCTTTTTCAGGATCGCCCGGGTTTCCATCTCCTTCCGGATTTGTTCTTCATAGAAACTGGTTTCCAAAGTAGCCGCCGTATATTCCCGCGTTGTTAAAGCCAATAAGTCCTCACCGGTGGGTGAAAGAAACTTTTCGTAGGCGGCATAATTTTGCTCCTCCTCGATCAACCGCTGTTTTTCTTTTTCCAACCGGTCCAGCTTGACGAGGAGCTCATTAATGGTCGCCAAATCTATTTCCTGACCGTGCGTCCGCGTTTCGTTCCCCGCCTGGCTCAGTAAAACCGGCAGCCGTTCGTGTGATTGGACTTTCCGAATATGTTCCCGGACCAAAGGGGCGTTTTGGTCTAGCGTAAAGTCGGTGTTTTGAAAAACGCCGATGACCGCAAAGTCCAAAGGATTCAGGACCTTTAGCTCCTGCAGGAGAAGATCCATCAAAGCCATTGACGACAGGGGGAATAACCCTTTGGTCTCCAGTTTAAAAACTTCCAGGGATTCGCGGGTAAAATTGCGTCCAAGGAGAAAAGTACCACTCTTGGTCTCAATCCACATGGCCGCGCTACAGTCTTCCTTGCCCGTTGGCGGGATCAGTTGTTGTTTTCGGACGTTTTGGTGCGGGGGAAAACCATACAGCACCGCCCGGATTGCTTCGATGACGGTTTCCTCCGTCTCCTGTTCCGTATAAGGAACCTCCGCCCAGGAGGGAGCAAAAGTATGTTCCCAGTCGCGCAGGGGGCCCAAAGCTTTAATCATCAATCTTTTGATGCGCACTGCGTCACCCCGCTATTCACCGTCCTCGCCCTCTTCCTGTCTACTGACGACCCGGGCCACGGCAACAATCCGGTCGTCCCCCTCTAGTTGCATAAGTTTAACTCCTTGCGTATTCCGGCCCATGGAGGAGATATCGCTGACGTTAACCCGGATCACCAACCCGCTGGCGTTAATCAACATTAATTCATGTTCCGGATAGACCACGCCGCCCCCGATCACATCGCCCGTTTTCGCCGTCCGGTTCAGCGTTTTGATGCCGATTCCGCCCCGGGCTTGGATCCGGTATTGACCGAAGGGTGTCCTTTTGCCGTAACCATGCTCGGTAATAACCAAAAGTTCCGCGTTCTCCCGGATCACATCCATACCGACCACTTGATCACCCGGCCGCAGGTTAATCCCCTTCACGCCACGGGCAATCCGGCCCATCGGTCTAATTTCGGTTTCGGAAAAGCAGAGGGCTTGCCCGTGCCGGGTGAAAATAACAATTTCCCGTTCCCCGTCGGTCCGCCGCACCCCGATCAGTTCATCCCCTTCATCCAGGGTGATCCCGATTAGGCCGCTCCGCCGGTTATTGGCATACTGGGAGAGGGCTGTCTTCTTGACAACCCCATTCCGCGTACACATCAGCAGGAAAAGATCCTCGCGGAAGTCTTGCACCGGGATATAGGTATTGATCTTTTCCCCTGGGTTTAGCGGAATCAGGTTCACAACGGCAATTCCCCGGGCCTGGCGCGAAGCCTCCGGAATATCAAAACCACGGAGCTGGTAGACCCGTCCTTGGTTCGTGAAGAACAACACATGGTCGTGGGTGGAAGTAATAAAGAGATGTTCGACAAAATCCTCTTCTTTGGTGTTGATCGCGGTGATCCCTTTTCCGCCACGCCGTTGACTCTTGTACGTGGACACCGGGAGCCGTTTGATGTAGCCGCTGTGGGTGATCGTCACCACGATATCTTCATCGGCGATCAGATCCTCAATTGAGATATCCTCTTCACTCGCGGCAATCTCGGTCCGCCGCGGATCGGCATATTTCTCTTTGATGGCCAAGAGTTCCTCTTTAACAACCCCCATGATCTTGGCCGGATCCGCCAGCAGTTCCCGGTAGTAGGCGATGGTCTTCTGGAGTTCGGCGTATTCTTCTTCCAGTTTTTCCCGTTGCAGGCCGGTTAAACTCTGGAGACGCATGTCCAAAATAGCCTGGGCCTGTCGTTCCGACAACCCAAAATTGGCCATTAACCTTTCCCGGGCGATCTCAACCGTCCGGGAAGAACGGATCACCTGAATTACGGCATCAATGTGGTCTAAGGCAATCCTTAGTCCTTCAACAATGTGAGCCCGCGCTTCGGCCTTTTCCAGATCAAACCGGGTCCGGCGGGTAATAATCTCTTTCTGGTGTTCAAGGTAGTAACGGAGTAAATCCCGTAGTCCCAAAACCCGCGGCTCGTTATCGACCAAAACCAGCATGATGACACCGAAGGTATCTTGGAGCTGGGTGTGCTTATACAGCTGGTTCAAGAGGACATTGGGATTGGTATCCCGCTTCAGTTCAATGACGATGCGCATCCCGGAACGATCGGACTCATCCCGGAGATCGGTAATCCCTTCGATCTCCTTGTTCCGCACCAATTCGGCAATCCGCTCGATTAACCGGGCTTTATTCACCTGATAGGGGAGTTCGGTAACGACAATTTGGCTCTTCCCATTACTCAGGGTTTCGATTCCGGTTTTCGCCCGTACCTTAATACTGCCCCGTCCGGTGAGGTAGGCCTCGCGAATCCCATCCCGGCCCAGAATTATACCACCGGTCGGAAAATCCGGCCCTTTAACCACTTTCATCAGGGCTTCCGTATCCGCTTCCGGATCATCGATCAACATAACCGCCCCGTCGATCACTTCACCCAAATTATGAGGGGGAATATTGGTTGCCATCCCAACCGCGATCCCGGCCGCCCCGTTCACCAGTAGGTTCGGGAAACGGCTGGGCAGCACCACCGGTTCTTCCAAGCTCCCGTCAAAATTGGGGACAAAATCGACCGTCTTCTTTTCAATATCCGTCAACATCTCAACGGCCAGCGGTGACAGGCGAATCTCGGTGTAACGCATGGCCGCCGGGGGATCGCCGTCGACCGAACCAAAGTTCCCGTGGCCGTCCACCAAAGGAATCCGGTACGAAAAGTCCTGCGCCATCCGGACGATGGAATCATAGATCGCCGCGTCGCCGTGGGGATGGTAGCGCCCCATCACATCACCGACAATACGCGCGGATTTTTTATACGGTTTATCGGGCGTAGTCCCCGATTCGTACATCCCGTAAAGAATCCGCCGGTGAACCGGTTTTAGTCCATCACGGACATCCGGCAGCGCCCGGCCGACAATCACGCTCATCGCATAACTCAAATAGGAGCGTTTCATCTCTTGCTCAATTTTGATCGGAACAATCTTCCCATCCCTAACTTCTGCCAAAATTATCCCTCCATTGGCTCCCGCCTTCTACCCGTTTTGCTTCACCCGGAGACCATTGGGGTTTAGATGTCTAAATCCACCACTTCACGGGCGTGGGCTTGGATAAAATCCCGTCTGGGTTCGACCTTATCCCCCATCAAGGTGGAGAAGATCTCATCAGCCGCCATTGCATCTTCTAAAGTTACCCGCAACAGCGTGCGGCTCTCCGGATTCATGGTGGTCTCCGCCAACTGTTCGGCGTTCATCTCGCCCAGTCCCTTATACCGTTGAATCGTGACGCCCTGCCGGCCGTTGGCCTCCAAGAAAGCCTCCAGTTCCTGTTCGGAGTAGCAGTATTGCTGTTTTTTTCCTTTCTTCACCAAATATAAGGGAGGCATCCCAATATAGACATGGCCGTTTTCAATCAAGGGCGTCATATAGCGGTAAAAGAAAGTTAACAGCAAAGTCCGGATATGAGCACCGTCAACGTCGGCATCCGTCATGGTAATAATTTTATGGTAACGAATCTTCGAAAGATCGAAATCATCGCCGACCCCCCCGCCGATGGCGGTAATCATCGCCTTAATCTCTTCGTTGTTTAAAATCCGGTCGATCCGCGCTTTCTCCACATTCAAGATCTTGCCCCGCAAAGGCAGAATAGCCTGAAATCTGCGATCCCGGGCTTGTTTGGCCGAACCGCCCGCCGAATCACCTTCCACCAGATACAACTCGCACAACTCCGCCTCTTTAAAACTGCAATCCGCCAGTTTCCCGGGGAGGGAAGAGATCTCGAGGGCACTTTTGCGCCGGGTCAACTCGCGGGCTTTCCGGGCCGCCTCCCGCGCCCGGCTTGCCATCAGACATTTTTCCACAATCTTACGGGCAACCGCCGGGTTCTGTTCTAAAAACTCAGAGATCCCTTCGTAGACGACCGACTCCACAATACCCTTCATTTCACTGTTGCCCAGTTTCGTCTTGGTTTGGCCTTCAAACTGGGGGAAACGCAGTTTGACACTGATCACGGCCGTTAAGCCTTCGCGTACGTCTTCACCGGATAAGTTATTCTCGTTTTCTTTGATCAGATTGTACTTCCGTCCATAATCATTGATCGATCTGGTCAAGGCCGAACGGAAACCGGAAAGATGGGTTCCCCCTTCCACGGTATTTATGTTATTGGCGAAAGTATAGACATTCTCAACATAGCCGTCGTTATACTGGAGCGCCACTTCGACTATGCTGTTGTCGACCTGTTTTTCAACGTAGATCACTTCGTCAAAAAGCGGGGTTTTCGTCCGGTTTAAGGCTTGGACAAAGGAGACGATCCCCCCGTCGTAGTGGAAAGTAAGCTCTTTGTCAACCCGCTCATCTTTAATGGTGATCTTTAATCCCCGGGTGAGAAAGGCCAATTCCCGGAGGCGGTGAACCAAGGTATCTAAATCAAATTCACAACTCTCAAAGATCTCGGGGTCTGGTTTGAAGGTCACCTTGGTTCCGGTGGAGGAGGTTTCTCCGATCACCTTGACTTCGGTCTGGGGCTTACCCCGTTCGTACCTCTGATAATAGATCTTCCCGTCCCGCTGGACTTCCGCTTCCAACCAAAGGGAAAGCGCATTCACCACCGAAACCCCAACACCGTGGAGCCCGCCGGAGACTTGATAATGGCCGCCCTCGAATTTACCGCCGGCGTGAAGTTTGGTCATAACCACTTCCAAAGCGGAAATTTTCTCCTTCGGGTGGATGTCCACCGGGATCCCCGTACCATTATCGGCAACAGAAATGGCACCATCCCGCCGGATCACAACGTCGATCTGATCACAATAACCGGCCAAAGCTTCATCGATACTATTGTCCACCACTTCGTACACCAGGTGATGAAGGCCCCGGGGGCCGGTACTCCCAATATACATACTAGGCCGTCTTCTTACAGCCTCTAATCCCTCCAGAATTTGAATCTGTTCTGCGTTGTAACCGTTTGCTTTCTGCTTGCTCACCAACATACCTCCTAAAGCTACCCGCTAAAGAAAATCCTCTCGTTATTGGTTAACGGTATGCGCTGAATCGCCCCCCAGAGCAGGTAACGCATACCCGCTTTTCTTTCTTGCACGTGCCTCGCTCACGCGGGTGAATCTGTTTTTAATTGGGGATTTGTTCTGACCGCTTCTTCAGGGTGTAAGCGGAGATGGGCGACAAGATAATTTTTTGGTCAGTGTAAACCGCCGATTTTGGTTTTCCCTCTCCAATATCCACGATCTCCCGGCCTGTTTTCTTCCTCTGCTGCAGCCATTCTTGGAGTGAGGTGAACGTCATTTTTTCTAGATTTTCCACGATGACAATCTCATTGATACTGATAATCTGATTTCCACCCAAATGTAAAAACATCTGCCTCCCCCTTTACCGGCCTTTCACGGTCTAACCCTCATTTCCGTGCCTGGTGCGCGCAGTAAAAACGGCTAAAAGCCTGCTTCAAAGCGGGATCTTCGATCCCTTCAATTGCTGCGGGTAAGGGAAGATCATGCGCCCGGACCGGCTCCTTCCTCGTTTGCGCGGTCGTTTTATGATCAAAACCCGAAGTTACCGCACCAACGGTAATCCGGACGTTACGGATGAAATTTTCACCTAAAAGACGTTGATATTTCGTCATAATCTCTTTTTTAAAGAAGGTTAAATTATGGGCGAGGGCCGGATCGGGGGTTTTCACCCACAGGATCCCGTTTTTTACCTGACTCACCTCTATTTTGTCCTTTAAGGAATCACCAATGACTTGCGGCCAGTAATAATAGGCCAGTCCTGTTTGGACGTGGGCTTTGGGGGACCAGTTCTGGATAAATCCCCGCACGATCTCGGCAAGCGATGTTACCTGATTAATCTTTAATCACTCCACTTTCCACCGTAAATAGCTTTAATGGCCCGGAAAAAGCAGAGGTTGTTTTTAGTTCCGTAGTGCTAAGGATGGTTTGGGTTCCGGTCGTGAGCAGATTTAACAATTCCCGCTTCCGTTCATTATCAAATTCAGAAAAAACGTCATCCAGCAATAAGAGAGGAGCTGCCCCC
Coding sequences within:
- the gyrB gene encoding DNA topoisomerase (ATP-hydrolyzing) subunit B; its protein translation is MLVSKQKANGYNAEQIQILEGLEAVRRRPSMYIGSTGPRGLHHLVYEVVDNSIDEALAGYCDQIDVVIRRDGAISVADNGTGIPVDIHPKEKISALEVVMTKLHAGGKFEGGHYQVSGGLHGVGVSVVNALSLWLEAEVQRDGKIYYQRYERGKPQTEVKVIGETSSTGTKVTFKPDPEIFESCEFDLDTLVHRLRELAFLTRGLKITIKDERVDKELTFHYDGGIVSFVQALNRTKTPLFDEVIYVEKQVDNSIVEVALQYNDGYVENVYTFANNINTVEGGTHLSGFRSALTRSINDYGRKYNLIKENENNLSGEDVREGLTAVISVKLRFPQFEGQTKTKLGNSEMKGIVESVVYEGISEFLEQNPAVARKIVEKCLMASRAREAARKARELTRRKSALEISSLPGKLADCSFKEAELCELYLVEGDSAGGSAKQARDRRFQAILPLRGKILNVEKARIDRILNNEEIKAMITAIGGGVGDDFDLSKIRYHKIITMTDADVDGAHIRTLLLTFFYRYMTPLIENGHVYIGMPPLYLVKKGKKQQYCYSEQELEAFLEANGRQGVTIQRYKGLGEMNAEQLAETTMNPESRTLLRVTLEDAMAADEIFSTLMGDKVEPRRDFIQAHAREVVDLDI
- the remB gene encoding extracellular matrix regulator RemB — translated: MFLHLGGNQIISINEIVIVENLEKMTFTSLQEWLQQRKKTGREIVDIGEGKPKSAVYTDQKIILSPISAYTLKKRSEQIPN
- a CDS encoding DUF721 domain-containing protein, with amino-acid sequence MRGFIQNWSPKAHVQTGLAYYYWPQVIGDSLKDKIEVSQVKNGILWVKTPDPALAHNLTFFKKEIMTKYQRLLGENFIRNVRITVGAVTSGFDHKTTAQTRKEPVRAHDLPLPAAIEGIEDPALKQAFSRFYCAHQARK